In one window of Gammaproteobacteria bacterium DNA:
- a CDS encoding BrnT family toxin has protein sequence MKPINWNPRDKNQALIERRGISFEDVVFYLQSGGLLDDVLHPNKEKHPHQRVFVVSIDQYVHLVPYVENDEEIFLKTVIPSRKVTRQYLGGKK, from the coding sequence ATGAAACCTATCAATTGGAATCCAAGAGATAAAAACCAAGCTCTTATTGAAAGAAGAGGCATCTCATTTGAAGATGTTGTTTTTTACTTGCAGTCTGGTGGATTATTGGATGATGTTTTGCATCCAAACAAAGAAAAACATCCACATCAGCGAGTGTTTGTAGTTTCGATTGATCAATATGTGCACTTGGTTCCCTATGTCGAAAATGATGAAGAAATATTCTTGAAAACGGTTATTCCAAGCAGGAAAGTAACCCGGCAATACCTTGGAGGTAAAAAATGA